One genomic region from Candidatus Anoxymicrobium japonicum encodes:
- the rsfS gene encoding ribosome silencing factor → MTAEELALDAARVADDGMASDVCVMDMRETLGITDYFVIASGRNERQVHRIHDAVEEKLGEHGVKPAHREGLRFRRWILLDYVDVVVHIFLEQDRAFYDLERLWANVPRLDWSNARSDEMPPAGSSSS, encoded by the coding sequence ATAACCGCTGAAGAGCTTGCGCTGGACGCGGCAAGGGTGGCTGACGACGGGATGGCTTCCGACGTTTGTGTAATGGACATGAGGGAAACGCTCGGCATTACGGATTACTTTGTGATAGCGAGCGGCCGGAACGAGCGACAGGTGCATCGGATACACGATGCGGTAGAGGAGAAGCTGGGAGAGCACGGCGTGAAGCCGGCACACAGGGAAGGGTTGCGCTTCAGGCGATGGATCCTTCTTGATTATGTGGACGTCGTCGTGCATATCTTTCTGGAGCAGGATCGTGCTTTCTACGACCTGGAGCGTTTGTGGGCTAACGTGCCGAGGCTCGATTGGAGCAATGCGCGTTCCGATGAGATGCCGCCTGCGGGCAGTTCGAGTTCTTGA
- a CDS encoding NAD+ synthase, with the protein MGSELVLALAQVRCAAGDIKGNSSRIIEYAGKAQRSGADIVLFSSTCLTGYPPEDPLLMAEFARSGMVAINELASGIGDVIAVVGFAESDSISAAVINRGKVNHVYRKALFPTCGVFDEKRRSGTAGRNFVFEVAGVRVGIAICEDMWFTDDPMEEQIANADVEVILNLSALPFSRGKYEDRKKLIAARSTDRSVVLAHCNMVGAQDELVFDGGSCVHHPRLGFIARAARFREELLLCRIDLAPLVHRRPRVDVRNLEPTEEIFEALVLGLKEYVSRNGFEKVVLGLSGGVDSAVTAALAVEALGKENVICVFLPSKYTSDESRDAAGELARNLGVKYVVMPIDSVYDAYRERLACELGDHEEGVTYENLQARIRANLLMALSNQFGWLVLATGNKSEAYMGYCTLYGDTVGGFAPIKDLLKTQVYEVAEFINARAGFDVIPRFVIERPPSAELRANQFDTDSLPPYELLDPVLEAYIEEGLSAREIIERGNSRELVDTVISTVVASEYKRRQAPVGVRISPSGLFS; encoded by the coding sequence TTGGGGTCAGAATTGGTGTTAGCGCTGGCGCAGGTAAGATGCGCCGCGGGAGACATCAAGGGAAATTCCAGCAGGATAATAGAGTACGCCGGGAAGGCACAGCGCTCGGGTGCTGATATTGTGCTGTTCTCTTCGACGTGCCTCACGGGTTATCCGCCGGAAGACCCGCTCCTCATGGCGGAGTTCGCCCGAAGCGGCATGGTCGCGATCAATGAGCTGGCATCAGGCATCGGCGACGTGATCGCGGTGGTTGGCTTCGCCGAGTCGGACTCCATCTCCGCGGCCGTCATCAACCGTGGCAAGGTGAATCACGTCTACCGAAAGGCGCTTTTTCCCACCTGCGGGGTTTTTGATGAAAAGAGGCGCTCGGGAACGGCAGGCCGCAACTTCGTTTTTGAGGTGGCTGGCGTTCGAGTGGGCATCGCTATTTGCGAGGACATGTGGTTCACCGATGATCCGATGGAGGAGCAGATAGCCAATGCCGACGTCGAGGTGATACTCAATCTTTCGGCTTTGCCTTTCAGTCGTGGCAAGTACGAGGATCGAAAGAAGCTCATTGCCGCGCGTTCCACGGACAGATCGGTTGTCCTTGCTCATTGCAACATGGTGGGAGCCCAGGACGAGCTGGTCTTTGACGGTGGCTCGTGCGTGCATCATCCGCGACTGGGCTTCATCGCGCGCGCCGCGCGGTTCCGTGAAGAATTGCTTCTCTGCCGGATAGACCTGGCGCCGCTCGTTCACCGTCGTCCGCGCGTTGACGTTAGGAATCTGGAACCCACTGAGGAGATATTCGAAGCCCTTGTTCTGGGGTTGAAAGAATATGTCTCAAGGAACGGCTTTGAGAAGGTCGTGCTCGGGCTGTCCGGAGGCGTCGATTCCGCCGTGACGGCGGCGCTGGCGGTCGAGGCGCTGGGCAAAGAAAACGTCATCTGTGTGTTCCTTCCTTCGAAATATACATCTGACGAGAGTCGCGACGCCGCCGGGGAGCTCGCGCGCAACCTCGGAGTGAAGTACGTGGTGATGCCCATCGATAGCGTGTACGACGCTTACAGGGAACGGCTCGCCTGCGAGTTGGGCGATCACGAGGAAGGCGTCACATACGAGAACCTTCAAGCTCGCATCCGCGCCAACCTGCTCATGGCGCTCTCAAACCAGTTCGGGTGGCTGGTGCTGGCGACCGGAAACAAGAGCGAGGCGTATATGGGCTACTGCACGCTCTACGGTGACACGGTGGGAGGCTTCGCGCCCATCAAAGACCTTCTGAAGACGCAGGTGTACGAGGTCGCCGAGTTCATCAACGCGCGCGCGGGCTTTGATGTCATTCCACGGTTCGTCATCGAGAGGCCGCCGTCCGCGGAGCTGCGCGCGAACCAGTTTGACACGGACTCACTGCCACCTTATGAGTTGCTGGATCCCGTGCTGGAAGCTTACATAGAGGAGGGCTTGAGCGCGCGGGAGATTATCGAGCGGGGCAACAGCCGCGAGCTTGTTGACACGGTGATATCGACCGTTGTTGCCAGCGAATACAAGCGTCGTCAGGCGCCGGTCGGAGTCAGGATCAGTCCGTCAGGTTTGTTCTCTTAA